Proteins encoded in a region of the Marinococcus sp. PL1-022 genome:
- a CDS encoding response regulator transcription factor: protein MEQARILIVEDEEKIARVLELELTYENYYVQKASDGLEGLAVYQAETWDLIILDIMLPGISGIELLRRIRSQNTKTAVLLVTAKDSVEDKVSGLDLGANDYITKPFQIEELLARVRSSLRFQAESALKGEAEEEQWLSAGEVRLNESAREVYAGGKPVELTRREFDLLYYLLKNKKQVLSRDQILEQVWGFDYIGETNVVDVYIRYLRNKIDKPFGTTHIQTVRGVGYVVKDSP from the coding sequence ATGGAACAAGCACGTATACTGATTGTTGAGGATGAAGAAAAAATTGCGCGGGTGCTTGAGCTTGAGCTCACCTATGAAAATTATTATGTTCAGAAGGCCTCTGACGGTCTCGAAGGGTTAGCTGTGTATCAGGCAGAGACGTGGGATTTAATTATTCTGGATATTATGCTTCCCGGGATCAGCGGGATTGAGCTGCTGCGGCGGATACGGAGCCAGAACACAAAAACGGCGGTTCTGCTTGTGACTGCTAAAGATTCCGTAGAGGATAAAGTTTCCGGACTCGATCTCGGGGCCAATGATTATATTACAAAGCCATTCCAGATCGAAGAACTGCTTGCCCGCGTACGTTCGTCGCTCCGCTTTCAGGCGGAATCGGCTTTAAAAGGTGAAGCAGAAGAGGAGCAGTGGCTCTCGGCAGGCGAGGTACGGCTGAATGAGTCGGCCCGGGAAGTATACGCCGGGGGGAAACCAGTGGAGTTGACCCGCAGAGAGTTTGACCTGCTTTACTATCTGTTGAAAAACAAAAAGCAGGTTCTGTCCCGGGACCAGATTTTAGAGCAGGTGTGGGGCTTTGATTACATCGGGGAAACCAACGTGGTTGATGTCTACATTCGTTATTTGCGCAACAAGATTGATAAACCGTTTGGTACCACACATATTCAGACTGTCCGCGGCGTCGGCTATGTTGTGAAGGATTCGCCATGA
- a CDS encoding HAMP domain-containing sensor histidine kinase, producing MKLGNKIHLYTSVLVFIIVVLLVFAIYFSFSRMMIGSEVEQTVEEARQTASTFNESADNFSAEQLLRAYTPTEGMVSIVLQDDSRAATVTSPAEGSLTEESVQYYSEEYVQVAQYHGERYAFVSVPVIWTNGQVANIQITDSLRPTEETLAVLRVILIIATIAAVIPVFLSARLLRRVILRPIAALSATMQDIQTSGRFKRIPTSSKSKDEIEQLGDTFNEMIERLEDNYHKQEQFVSNASHELKTPLTVIESYASLLQRRGASRPEIIEESVEAIHSEAIRMRELTQQLLLLARHSEKANMHMTEVDLKAVTADAVQNYRSSYHREINFSGKTAIVQTDADKVKQLLYILLDNARKYSSDVIDVKIETEGAPVIAVIDRGIGIPEKDTERVFERFYRVDESRTRSSGGYGLGLSLAKDITEALGAGITIESTYGQGTEVRLIFPENAG from the coding sequence ATGAAGCTTGGAAACAAGATTCATTTATATACATCGGTGCTTGTGTTTATCATCGTCGTTCTTTTAGTATTTGCCATTTATTTTTCCTTTTCCCGGATGATGATCGGAAGTGAAGTGGAACAGACGGTAGAAGAAGCAAGACAGACAGCATCTACGTTCAATGAATCCGCAGACAATTTTTCGGCTGAACAGCTGCTGAGGGCCTATACCCCGACGGAGGGGATGGTCAGTATTGTGCTGCAGGACGATTCCCGGGCTGCAACGGTGACCTCTCCGGCTGAAGGAAGCTTAACGGAGGAGTCCGTGCAGTACTATTCGGAAGAGTACGTTCAGGTGGCCCAATACCACGGCGAACGGTACGCCTTTGTGTCAGTGCCGGTGATATGGACAAACGGGCAGGTGGCAAATATTCAGATTACTGACAGTCTTCGTCCGACAGAAGAAACGCTGGCAGTGCTCCGCGTCATCCTGATTATTGCCACCATCGCAGCTGTTATCCCGGTATTTCTCTCGGCCCGTCTATTAAGAAGAGTGATTCTGCGGCCAATTGCAGCACTTTCAGCAACAATGCAGGATATTCAAACAAGCGGCAGATTCAAACGGATTCCTACGTCGTCGAAGTCAAAGGATGAAATTGAACAGCTCGGGGATACATTTAATGAAATGATTGAACGGCTCGAAGATAACTACCACAAGCAGGAACAGTTTGTATCAAATGCGTCGCATGAATTGAAAACGCCGTTGACGGTCATTGAATCATACGCCAGTCTTCTTCAGCGAAGAGGCGCTTCCAGGCCCGAGATTATCGAAGAATCGGTAGAGGCGATTCATTCTGAAGCAATACGGATGAGGGAATTAACTCAACAGCTTCTGCTGCTCGCCCGCCATAGTGAAAAAGCAAACATGCACATGACAGAGGTGGATTTAAAAGCGGTAACAGCAGACGCTGTCCAAAACTATCGCAGCAGCTACCACCGGGAAATTAATTTTTCCGGAAAGACGGCAATCGTTCAGACTGACGCTGATAAAGTGAAGCAGCTCTTGTACATTCTGCTCGATAACGCCAGAAAGTACAGCAGTGACGTTATAGATGTGAAAATCGAAACGGAAGGTGCCCCGGTTATCGCTGTAATTGACCGTGGTATCGGGATTCCGGAGAAAGACACTGAACGCGTCTTTGAACGTTTTTACCGGGTCGACGAGTCAAGAACACGGTCCAGCGGAGGCTACGGGCTTGGTTTATCGCTTGCCAAGGATATCACGGAAGCGCTCGGAGCAGGTATTACGATAGAAAGTACTTATGGCCAGGGTACGGAAGTGCGGCTCATTTTTCCAGAGAATGCCGGTTAA
- a CDS encoding PepSY domain-containing protein, which translates to MNKAIVFFVLLAGLGAAAFGIWWFSSYFTPEMSPEEIEQAVQEQYQGEITNIEKQDGAYEVTAELDRGTYQLGVDAEDGAVTSVTRVAENSTNNTEVLTEEEVRVRTQEETDLAIEEIGRDTRKGTAVYVVEFPEGEALEELIIDARSGDVLEEKEQGDREDPPETVLSEQEAADVAVEEIDGEVDDVDFETSDAGEPFYYVEIEQEDEEATVQVHGITGEILSVTWDD; encoded by the coding sequence GTGAATAAAGCTATCGTTTTTTTCGTGCTGCTGGCCGGCCTCGGAGCGGCCGCTTTTGGAATCTGGTGGTTTTCGTCTTATTTCACCCCGGAAATGTCGCCGGAGGAAATTGAACAGGCTGTGCAGGAGCAGTATCAGGGGGAGATCACCAATATTGAAAAACAAGACGGCGCCTATGAGGTAACGGCTGAGCTTGACCGGGGGACGTACCAGCTGGGGGTGGACGCTGAAGACGGTGCGGTCACAAGCGTCACCCGGGTAGCCGAAAACAGCACAAATAATACAGAAGTACTGACAGAAGAAGAAGTGCGGGTCCGAACACAGGAGGAAACTGATTTAGCTATTGAGGAAATCGGACGGGACACACGAAAAGGCACGGCTGTGTATGTAGTGGAATTTCCAGAAGGTGAAGCATTGGAAGAACTGATCATTGATGCCAGGTCAGGAGATGTTTTAGAAGAAAAGGAACAGGGAGACCGCGAAGACCCCCCTGAGACAGTGTTAAGTGAACAGGAGGCTGCAGATGTAGCCGTGGAAGAGATAGACGGCGAGGTTGATGATGTTGATTTTGAAACCTCTGACGCTGGAGAACCGTTTTACTACGTGGAGATCGAGCAGGAGGACGAAGAAGCTACGGTGCAGGTACACGGTATTACCGGGGAAATATTATCAGTCACCTGGGATGATTAA
- a CDS encoding PepSY domain-containing protein, whose translation MKGKMIAGSLAGVTALGAVIGAGIYASGGVEAETSSVPSSEETAAGSKESNSAGNDKERITADEAVMIAEKETNGKAVELQLDMEDQKYDIEVEGEQEYDVEVAAFSGDVIQKENEGDKENEEPLVQDGDSVSLEDIVASGMGEVSGELNEWELDREKSGYELSIETNEQEGDFFINDADGTIASKDIEDEHDDNDDDRDDNDDD comes from the coding sequence ATGAAGGGAAAAATGATTGCTGGCAGTCTGGCGGGGGTCACAGCACTTGGAGCCGTAATTGGCGCAGGAATTTATGCTTCTGGAGGCGTGGAGGCGGAAACGTCCTCCGTTCCATCTTCTGAGGAAACAGCCGCAGGAAGCAAGGAAAGTAACAGCGCCGGAAACGACAAGGAAAGAATCACCGCTGATGAAGCTGTAATGATTGCTGAAAAGGAAACAAATGGTAAAGCGGTGGAGCTGCAGCTGGATATGGAAGACCAGAAGTATGACATAGAGGTTGAAGGAGAGCAGGAATATGATGTTGAAGTAGCTGCATTCTCCGGCGACGTGATTCAAAAAGAAAATGAAGGCGACAAGGAAAATGAAGAGCCGCTGGTTCAGGACGGGGACAGTGTTAGTTTAGAGGATATTGTGGCTTCGGGGATGGGTGAAGTGTCCGGAGAACTAAACGAATGGGAGCTCGACCGTGAAAAAAGTGGTTATGAGCTCTCGATAGAAACGAATGAACAGGAAGGCGATTTCTTCATAAATGATGCAGACGGTACGATCGCTTCCAAAGATATTGAAGACGAACATGACGACAACGATGATGATAGAGACGACAACGATGATGATTAA
- a CDS encoding redoxin domain-containing protein, with amino-acid sequence MALLREKVLNSQLHRAKHILWNEWHQEKRPGACPGLRIGARAPGFSLPGMNGENVTLNQLLLQGPVVLLFCFGGWIHAETERLRSYQEASPLLRQMGAQVVVAAGEQVSALQEELKHISFTGKMLADTNAVAASWYNACISCRDYLLQDVPEVKAALRKTGYYSYCPADITYVIDQDGTVAASVWEAARPDPYWIVNELVQLKER; translated from the coding sequence ATGGCACTACTGAGGGAAAAGGTGCTGAATTCGCAGCTGCACCGGGCAAAACACATCCTATGGAATGAATGGCATCAGGAAAAGCGGCCGGGAGCCTGCCCAGGACTTAGAATAGGAGCGCGCGCGCCGGGGTTCTCGCTGCCCGGCATGAACGGAGAAAACGTTACGTTAAACCAGCTCCTCCTCCAGGGGCCTGTAGTGCTTCTGTTCTGCTTTGGCGGGTGGATACATGCAGAAACAGAACGGCTGCGGAGCTACCAGGAAGCTTCCCCCTTGCTGAGGCAGATGGGTGCCCAGGTCGTAGTCGCTGCTGGTGAGCAGGTATCCGCGCTGCAGGAGGAGCTGAAGCATATATCTTTTACGGGAAAAATGCTTGCAGATACAAATGCTGTGGCAGCCTCCTGGTATAATGCGTGCATTTCCTGCCGGGATTATCTGCTTCAGGACGTTCCGGAGGTTAAAGCAGCTCTGCGAAAGACCGGCTACTATTCGTATTGTCCTGCAGATATAACCTATGTCATTGATCAGGATGGCACGGTGGCAGCCTCTGTCTGGGAAGCGGCCCGTCCGGATCCCTACTGGATCGTTAACGAGCTTGTGCAATTGAAGGAACGGTAA
- the nrdI gene encoding class Ib ribonucleoside-diphosphate reductase assembly flavoprotein NrdI: MIPIIFDSMTGNVKRFAEKIPFDRVYSLNEAEQIDEPFILITYTKGFGNIPESTEAFLEDHAEQLLAVASSGNKVWGDNFAKSANQIAVNYNVPILHKFELSGTKNDVSIFAEEAMKVATNTNHRLDPVKQ, from the coding sequence GTGATACCGATCATTTTTGATTCTATGACGGGCAACGTGAAGCGTTTTGCAGAAAAAATCCCGTTTGACCGGGTGTACAGTCTGAATGAAGCGGAGCAAATCGATGAACCGTTTATCCTTATCACCTATACGAAGGGATTTGGAAATATCCCGGAATCCACAGAAGCGTTTCTTGAAGACCATGCAGAGCAGCTTCTTGCGGTGGCTTCGAGTGGAAACAAAGTATGGGGAGACAATTTTGCCAAAAGCGCCAACCAGATTGCAGTTAACTACAACGTTCCTATACTTCATAAATTTGAACTGAGCGGAACCAAAAACGATGTGTCCATTTTCGCAGAGGAGGCGATGAAAGTTGCAACAAACACAAACCACCGACTGGATCCAGTTAAACAATGA
- the nrdE gene encoding class 1b ribonucleoside-diphosphate reductase subunit alpha — translation MFQKDGSFQFEKDKEAVYQYFIQYVNQHTVFFHDLKEKLDYLLENDFYEKEFLEAYSFEEIERVYNLCYEKKFRFPSFMSAFKFYNDYALKTNDQKMILERFEDRVAVVALYFGNGNAEKAEHFAEMMMSQDYQPSTPTFLNAGRKRRGELVSCFLLEVNDSLNDISRAVDISMQLSKVGGGVSLNLSKLRAKGEAIKDVENATKGVVGVMKLLDNAFRYADQMGQRQGSGAAYLNIFHRDIHDFLDSKKISADEDVRVKTLSIGVVIPDKFVELARQDKDMYLFYPHTVYRAYGEHLDEMDMSEMYDKLVEDERVKKDKVNARRMLEKLAILRSESGYPYLMFQDNVNRAHALNNVSKVKFSNLCSEVLQASEVSSYTDYGEEDEVGLDISCNLGSLNIANVMKHKTIKDTVKLATDSLTHVATHTNITNAPAVRRGNQMMKSIGLGAMNLHGFLAQNHIAYESEEAREFADFFFMAVNFYSIQRSMELAKETGETFYGFEGSSYADGSYFDKYLNRSYLPSSAKIAGLFEGMAMPDAEDWKELMEQVQTHGLFHSYRLAIAPTGSISYVQSATASVMPIMERIEERTYGNSKTYYPMPGLAPDNWFFYKAAYDMDMFNVVDMIAAIQEHIDQGISFTLFVRDTITTRDLNRIDLYAHYKGIKTIYYARTKDTGQDDCLSCVV, via the coding sequence ATGTTCCAAAAGGATGGGTCCTTTCAATTTGAAAAAGACAAAGAAGCCGTTTATCAATACTTCATTCAATACGTCAACCAGCACACTGTTTTCTTTCACGATCTGAAAGAAAAGCTCGACTATCTGCTTGAAAATGACTTTTATGAAAAAGAATTCCTCGAGGCGTATTCATTTGAAGAAATTGAGCGCGTCTACAATCTTTGCTATGAAAAGAAATTCCGTTTTCCGTCATTCATGAGCGCGTTTAAATTTTACAATGATTATGCGCTGAAAACCAATGATCAGAAAATGATCCTTGAGCGCTTTGAAGACCGGGTGGCTGTCGTGGCCCTTTATTTCGGCAATGGAAATGCAGAGAAAGCTGAGCACTTTGCAGAAATGATGATGAGCCAGGATTACCAGCCAAGCACCCCGACGTTCCTGAATGCCGGCAGAAAACGGCGCGGAGAATTAGTCAGCTGCTTCCTGCTTGAGGTGAACGACTCTTTAAATGACATCTCCCGGGCTGTTGATATTTCCATGCAGCTGTCCAAGGTAGGCGGCGGTGTATCGCTGAACCTATCGAAGCTCCGGGCGAAGGGCGAAGCCATTAAAGATGTGGAAAACGCAACAAAAGGCGTCGTCGGCGTAATGAAGCTGCTCGACAATGCTTTTCGTTACGCAGACCAGATGGGACAGCGCCAGGGCTCCGGCGCGGCATATTTAAACATTTTTCACCGGGATATTCACGACTTCCTGGATTCCAAGAAAATTTCGGCTGATGAGGATGTGCGTGTTAAAACATTGTCGATCGGGGTCGTGATTCCGGACAAGTTCGTTGAACTGGCCCGCCAGGATAAAGACATGTACCTGTTCTATCCGCATACCGTTTACCGGGCGTACGGCGAACATCTTGACGAGATGGATATGAGCGAAATGTACGATAAGCTCGTCGAGGACGAGCGCGTGAAAAAGGACAAGGTCAACGCCCGCCGCATGCTTGAAAAGCTGGCGATTCTCCGTTCGGAATCCGGATATCCGTATCTGATGTTCCAGGATAACGTGAACCGCGCGCATGCGTTGAACAACGTGTCCAAAGTGAAATTTTCCAACCTTTGCTCTGAAGTTCTTCAGGCATCTGAGGTATCAAGCTATACAGATTACGGCGAGGAAGACGAAGTTGGACTCGATATTTCCTGTAACCTTGGCTCGCTAAACATTGCCAATGTCATGAAGCACAAAACAATCAAGGATACAGTGAAGCTCGCCACCGATTCGCTGACTCACGTAGCGACGCACACCAACATTACGAATGCTCCGGCTGTGCGCCGCGGCAACCAGATGATGAAATCCATCGGTCTCGGGGCGATGAACCTGCACGGCTTCCTGGCGCAGAACCATATCGCCTACGAAAGCGAGGAAGCACGGGAATTCGCTGATTTCTTCTTTATGGCTGTGAACTTCTATTCCATCCAGCGTTCGATGGAGCTTGCCAAAGAGACAGGGGAAACGTTCTACGGCTTCGAAGGCTCCAGCTATGCAGACGGCTCCTACTTTGATAAGTACCTGAACCGTTCCTACCTTCCGTCCTCGGCTAAAATTGCCGGCCTGTTTGAAGGCATGGCCATGCCGGACGCGGAAGACTGGAAAGAGCTGATGGAGCAGGTTCAGACGCACGGATTGTTCCACAGCTACCGCCTGGCGATCGCACCGACCGGCTCCATTTCCTATGTCCAGTCGGCCACAGCTTCTGTTATGCCGATCATGGAGCGCATTGAAGAACGGACGTACGGCAACTCGAAAACGTATTACCCAATGCCGGGTCTCGCTCCGGATAACTGGTTCTTCTACAAAGCAGCGTATGACATGGATATGTTCAACGTGGTGGATATGATCGCAGCTATTCAGGAACACATCGATCAGGGCATCAGCTTTACTCTCTTTGTACGTGACACCATCACTACAAGAGATCTGAACCGTATTGATCTTTACGCCCACTATAAAGGCATCAAGACGATTTACTACGCACGGACAAAAGACACAGGACAGGACGACTGCCTTTCCTGCGTCGTGTAA
- the nrdF gene encoding class 1b ribonucleoside-diphosphate reductase subunit beta, whose translation MNQIFDAADWSKQDDDFTQMFYSQNVKQFWLPEEISLNGDLLTWKYLSDEEKDTYMKVLAGLTLLDTEQGNVGMPKVAEQVEGHQRKAVLNFMAMMENAVHAKSYSNIFMTLASTEVINELFEWVKENPHLQKKATRIVEQYNKIEDGDEISLYKAMVASVYLESFLFYSGFYYPLYFYGQGKLMQSGEIINLIIRDEAIHGVYVGLLAQEIYKRQTPEKQEELREFAHDLLMELYDNELLYTEQLYDPVGLTSDVKKFLRYNANKALMNLGLDAYFEEEEINPIVLNGMDTKTKSHDFFSMKGNGYKKATVEPVRDEDFIFD comes from the coding sequence ATGAATCAAATATTTGACGCAGCCGACTGGTCAAAACAAGACGACGACTTTACGCAGATGTTTTACAGCCAGAACGTAAAACAATTCTGGCTTCCAGAGGAAATATCACTCAACGGGGATCTGCTCACCTGGAAGTATTTATCCGATGAAGAAAAAGACACGTATATGAAGGTGCTCGCCGGTTTGACCCTGCTTGATACAGAGCAGGGAAATGTCGGTATGCCAAAGGTTGCTGAGCAGGTGGAAGGCCACCAGCGCAAAGCAGTATTAAACTTTATGGCAATGATGGAAAACGCGGTGCACGCGAAATCCTATTCGAACATTTTCATGACGCTTGCTTCTACAGAAGTAATTAATGAACTGTTTGAATGGGTGAAGGAAAATCCGCACCTGCAGAAAAAAGCTACCCGTATTGTGGAGCAGTACAATAAAATCGAGGACGGGGACGAAATTTCTCTGTACAAAGCCATGGTGGCTTCCGTTTACCTTGAAAGCTTTCTGTTCTACAGCGGCTTTTATTATCCGCTTTATTTCTACGGCCAGGGCAAGCTCATGCAGAGCGGGGAGATCATTAACCTGATTATCCGCGACGAAGCGATTCACGGCGTGTACGTTGGTCTTCTGGCACAGGAAATTTACAAGCGCCAGACACCGGAAAAGCAGGAAGAGCTGCGGGAATTCGCTCACGACCTGCTCATGGAGCTGTATGATAATGAACTGCTTTATACGGAGCAGCTTTATGACCCGGTAGGACTGACCTCCGACGTGAAAAAGTTCCTTCGGTACAATGCGAACAAAGCATTGATGAACCTGGGTCTGGATGCGTATTTTGAAGAGGAAGAAATTAACCCGATTGTATTAAACGGCATGGATACGAAAACAAAATCCCATGATTTCTTCTCGATGAAAGGAAACGGCTACAAAAAAGCAACGGTGGAGCCGGTCCGGGACGAAGATTTCATTTTTGATTAA
- a CDS encoding thioredoxin family protein, protein MTANNRIESKDSFEETIQTETPVAVEFSAGWCPDCRRLDMFMDDVLNRFDGVPFHKIDTEQLPDITSEQEVMGIPSILVFQNGEKIGHLHSADAKTPGQVSDFFSKYY, encoded by the coding sequence ATGACCGCGAATAATCGCATTGAATCCAAAGACTCTTTTGAGGAGACTATACAAACAGAAACACCGGTAGCAGTAGAATTTTCAGCTGGTTGGTGTCCGGACTGCCGGAGGCTCGATATGTTCATGGACGATGTACTGAACCGTTTTGACGGCGTCCCGTTTCATAAAATTGATACCGAACAGCTGCCAGACATTACAAGCGAACAGGAAGTAATGGGCATACCGAGTATTCTTGTATTCCAAAACGGGGAAAAAATCGGCCATCTGCACAGCGCAGACGCTAAAACCCCGGGTCAGGTTAGTGACTTTTTCTCCAAATATTACTAA
- a CDS encoding ABC transporter permease — MKWWYLLVLLVLLSATSLFIGVQTVSFQGLMAGNEDEWRTLTASRIPRLLSIIMAGMGMAICGLIMQQLSRNRFVSPTTAGTMDSARFGILVAMIWFGGASPLLRTGVAFLFALLGTFVFMTILERVKFKDPIFIPLVGLMFGNIVGSVTTFFALRYDVVQNMSAWLQGDFSLIVNGQYELLYVSLPLILISYIFAGRFTIAGMGQEFAVNLGLNYRTVVNLGITIVAAVTAVVILTVGTIPFLGLVVPNIVAIYLGDNLQKTLIHTALLGAVFVLVCDIFGRLIVFPYEVPIGLTVGVLGSFLFLYMLMRRKKYAF; from the coding sequence ATGAAATGGTGGTACTTACTTGTACTTCTCGTTCTTCTTTCGGCGACCTCCCTGTTTATTGGCGTCCAGACAGTGTCGTTTCAGGGACTGATGGCAGGAAATGAAGACGAGTGGCGCACATTGACAGCGAGCCGGATACCACGGCTCCTCAGTATTATTATGGCCGGCATGGGGATGGCCATCTGCGGATTAATCATGCAGCAGCTGAGCCGGAACCGGTTTGTTTCCCCTACCACAGCCGGCACGATGGATTCGGCCCGGTTTGGTATTTTAGTGGCCATGATCTGGTTCGGAGGAGCTTCACCGCTGCTCCGGACCGGTGTAGCTTTTTTATTTGCACTTCTCGGTACGTTTGTTTTTATGACTATTTTGGAGCGTGTGAAATTTAAAGATCCCATCTTTATACCATTGGTGGGGCTGATGTTTGGAAATATTGTAGGCTCGGTGACGACGTTTTTTGCCTTGAGATATGATGTCGTGCAAAATATGTCAGCCTGGCTGCAGGGGGATTTTTCACTAATTGTAAATGGCCAGTATGAGCTTCTGTACGTCAGTCTGCCACTGATTCTAATATCTTACATATTTGCTGGCCGGTTTACGATCGCCGGCATGGGACAAGAATTTGCGGTGAATCTTGGGTTGAATTACCGTACAGTCGTCAATTTGGGCATCACCATCGTTGCCGCTGTGACCGCAGTCGTTATATTAACAGTGGGAACCATCCCGTTTTTAGGCCTGGTAGTACCAAATATTGTGGCAATCTACCTGGGAGACAACCTCCAGAAAACGCTGATTCATACCGCGCTGCTTGGAGCTGTGTTTGTGCTGGTTTGTGATATTTTTGGCCGCCTGATTGTTTTTCCGTATGAGGTGCCTATAGGCTTAACCGTAGGCGTGCTTGGCAGTTTCTTATTCCTCTATATGCTGATGAGGAGGAAGAAATATGCGTTTTAA
- a CDS encoding iron chelate uptake ABC transporter family permease subunit gives MRFNWKIIGLAVFSLILAVIFMFTDAGGNWDYVLQHRAEKLLAMVMTGGAIAFSTVIFQTITNNRILTPSIIGLDSLYILLQTALVFFFGSTSAIVINGPLNFFVSLALMLGFAVILYYFLFQGEQQDIFFLLLVGIVCGTLFSSISTFLQVLISPDEFLTIQDNMFASFNNVNSSILGISVVVFVLLFIYSLSFMKYLNVLSLGKDQAVNLGVPYKYAVKRLLVIVVLFISIATALVGPITFLGLLVANVAYEMMKDYRHSVLLAAAALAAAAFLIGGQLLVERVLGFNTAISVIVNFIGGIYFIYLLLRGNKAWSK, from the coding sequence ATGCGTTTTAATTGGAAGATTATAGGACTGGCTGTTTTTTCGCTGATCCTCGCCGTTATCTTTATGTTTACAGATGCAGGAGGCAACTGGGACTATGTTTTGCAGCACCGGGCAGAGAAGCTTCTTGCGATGGTAATGACCGGCGGTGCGATTGCCTTTTCCACTGTCATTTTTCAAACGATTACGAATAACCGGATTTTAACACCTAGTATTATCGGTCTTGATTCGTTGTATATTTTGCTGCAGACAGCGCTTGTATTCTTTTTCGGTTCTACGTCCGCAATTGTAATTAACGGACCACTGAACTTTTTTGTCTCACTTGCCCTGATGCTCGGGTTTGCCGTTATTCTTTACTACTTTTTGTTTCAGGGGGAGCAGCAGGATATTTTCTTTCTGCTTCTCGTCGGAATTGTATGTGGAACGTTGTTTAGCAGTATTTCTACGTTTTTACAGGTCCTCATATCACCAGATGAGTTTTTGACGATTCAGGATAATATGTTTGCAAGCTTTAATAATGTGAACTCAAGCATTCTCGGCATTTCTGTAGTGGTGTTTGTGCTGCTGTTTATTTACTCCTTGTCTTTTATGAAATATTTGAACGTTCTTTCCCTCGGAAAGGACCAGGCGGTGAACCTGGGAGTGCCATATAAGTATGCGGTGAAGCGGCTGCTTGTCATTGTGGTTTTGTTTATTTCCATTGCCACCGCGCTTGTCGGGCCGATTACGTTTTTAGGCCTGCTTGTAGCTAACGTCGCTTATGAAATGATGAAGGATTACCGGCACAGCGTGCTGCTTGCAGCCGCTGCACTTGCAGCTGCAGCGTTTTTAATCGGCGGCCAGCTGCTTGTTGAGCGGGTGCTTGGTTTTAACACAGCAATCAGCGTCATTGTGAACTTTATCGGAGGCATTTACTTTATCTATCTGTTATTAAGGGGGAACAAAGCATGGTCCAAGTAA
- a CDS encoding ABC transporter ATP-binding protein: MVQVMNVTKKYDETPVVNDVSVTIKQGQITSFIGPNGAGKSTLLAMISRLIAKDAGEVRIGDKDITKTKSRELAKKLAILKQSNEMNARLTVRELISFGRFPYSQGRLSAEDWEHVDQAIDYMELKSMQDSFIHQLSGGQRQRAFIAMVIAQDTDYILLDEPLNNLDMKHSVQIMKVLRRLVKDMGKTVLLVIHDINFASCYSDDIVALKNGHIVAQGTTEEMMASEVLTDIYEMDMPICRINDQKICVYFT, encoded by the coding sequence ATGGTCCAAGTAATGAATGTCACAAAAAAGTATGATGAAACACCGGTCGTAAACGATGTATCCGTGACAATTAAACAGGGGCAGATTACCTCATTCATCGGGCCAAACGGTGCTGGTAAAAGTACGTTGCTTGCTATGATCAGTCGTTTAATCGCCAAGGACGCGGGCGAAGTGAGAATCGGGGATAAAGACATTACGAAAACAAAAAGCCGGGAGCTCGCGAAGAAACTGGCGATCTTAAAACAGTCCAACGAAATGAATGCCCGGCTGACCGTCCGTGAATTAATCTCTTTTGGCCGGTTTCCCTATTCTCAGGGACGCCTGAGCGCGGAAGACTGGGAGCATGTGGATCAGGCTATTGATTATATGGAGCTTAAAAGCATGCAGGATTCTTTTATTCACCAGCTGAGCGGCGGCCAGCGGCAGCGGGCCTTTATTGCAATGGTGATTGCTCAGGACACCGATTATATTCTGCTCGATGAGCCGCTGAACAATCTGGATATGAAGCACTCCGTGCAGATTATGAAAGTGCTCCGGCGTTTAGTGAAAGACATGGGCAAAACTGTTCTCCTGGTTATTCATGACATCAATTTCGCTTCCTGTTACTCCGATGACATTGTCGCTTTGAAAAATGGGCACATCGTGGCCCAGGGCACAACCGAAGAGATGATGGCATCAGAAGTGCTCACAGATATCTACGAAATGGATATGCCGATCTGTCGTATTAACGACCAGAAAATCTGTGTTTACTTTACGTAA